From the Tripterygium wilfordii isolate XIE 37 chromosome 6, ASM1340144v1, whole genome shotgun sequence genome, one window contains:
- the LOC119999386 gene encoding pleiotropic drug resistance protein 3-like: MDDQPGKRVMEVTKLGAFESGDTFLQNCIEYIDEDSLELPQNIRKRREKVGVKFPSVEVRYKNLNVEAECTVVHGKPIPTLWNSAKSALSIFAKIWDSRSRMAKIRILKDVSGIIKPGRMTLLLGPPGCGKTTLLRALSRNLNQSLKVTGEISYNGHKPEECVPQKTSVYISQDDIHIPEMTVRETLAFSARCQGVGSLAEILLEVSRRENEAEIFPGVHTFKKAISANKLERTLQTDCILRILGLDTCADTMVGSANRRGISGGQKKRLTTGEMLVGSTNTLFMDEITNGLDSSTAFQIVSCIQQLAHISNVTVLVSLLQPAPEAFDLFDDIILMAEGKIIYHGPRENVPAFLENCGFKCPERKAFAEFLHEVISKKDQEQYWYHTELPYSYFTADMFSRQFKETRLAKKLDKELAEPYYKSETHQSAVSYNVNSVSKWELFKACMSREFLLMKRNSFIHVFKTIQLIVVAIVTMTTFLRTQMDIDVLHGNYYMGASFFALSALFFNAIPELSMTVARLPVFYKQKELHFYPSWIYVIVSAILKIPLSLMTSLIWTSLTYYAIGYSPEISRFFCQCILFFSFHFMSLSLFRLVASIFPTPVASSAVGNSAVFLLLLFSGFIIVKPSMPSWLKWGFWASPVSYGEIALSVNEFHAPRWQKLLDTNKSIGQEILESHGLNFEEHYFWIAIGALFGFALIFNLGYALALTFLKCPGSRHAIISKDKLSRKHQNEDASDQSNVEEKSRRSTSKSNKAMDLPFEPFTLTFENVQYYVESPLKMREGKFASKKVQLLSGVTGVFMPGVLTALMGVSGAGKTTLLDVLAGRKTSGYIEGNIKINGYPKAQETFARISGYCEQTDIHSPQITVEESLMFSAWLRLDPQINSKTKVEFVNKVIETIELEGIKDTLVGTPGVNGLSTEQRRRLTIAVELVANPSIMFMDEPTTSLNARAAAIVMRAIKNIADIGRTIACTIHQPSIDIFESFDELILIKPGGNVIYSGPLGQRSRTVIEYFEGISGVPKIQNNCNPATWMLVVTSESSEAELGVDFAKIYRNSPLYRDNMELMQKLSNPHPLSSDLHFPSRFSQNGWRQFKYCLWKQHLSYWRSPSYNLVRIGCTFLASLLFGLLYWRQGKKIDNQQDLFNILGSMYASIFFMGTINCNLVLPYVATERSVMYREKLAGMYSPWAYSLAQATIEIPYSFIQAVVFVLIVYPMTGYYLSAYKILWYLHSIFSSLLFFNYMGMLLVSLTPNVTLAVTLSSVFFTTFNLFSGFLIPQPHITKWWIWLYYLTPTSWALNGLIASQYGDIEKYISVFEETKTVAVFLKDYYGFHYHQLPITAIVLIAFPLAYAHLFAFFIAKLNFHTR; the protein is encoded by the exons ATGGATGATCAACCAGGAAAACGGGTTATGGAGGTTACAAAACTTGGAGCTTTCGAAAGTGGTGATACTTTCCTACAGAATTGTATCGAGTATATTGACGAGGATAGTCTTGAATTGCCGCAGAATATtcgaaaaagaagagaaaa GGTTGGTGTGAAATTTCCATCGGTAGAGGTGAGGTATAAGAACCTGAATGTGGAGGCAGAGTGTACGGTTGTTCATGGCAAGCCCATTCCTACGCTGTGGAATTCTGCTAAAAGCGCACTTTCT ATCTTCGCTAAGATATGGGATTCCAGGTCAAGGATGGCCAAGATTAGGATTCTTAAAGATGTTAGTGGTATCATAAAGCCAGGAAG GATGACTCTATTGCTTGGTCCCCCAGGATGTGGTAAGACCACCCTTTTGAGAGCACTCTCCAGAAATCTAAACCAATCTCTCAAG GTCACAGGGGAAATTTCTTACAATGGACACAAGCCAGAAGAGTGTGTCCCCCAGAAAACATCTGTTTATATAAGCCAGGATGACATACACATCCCCGAGATGACTGTGAGGGAAACCCTTGCTTTTTCCGCACGTTGCCAGGGTGTTGGAAGCCTAGCAG AGATTCTTTTGGAGGTCAGTAGGAGAGAGAATGAGGCAGAAATTTTTCCAGGCGTCCATACTTTCAAGAAG GCAATTTCTGCAAACAAATTGGAGAGAACCCTTCAAACGGACTGCATCTTAAGA ATTCTTGGACTTGATACTTGTGCAGACACAATGGTTGGCAGTGCCAACAGAAGAGGAATATCTGGTGGTCAGAAGAAGAGACTAACAACAG GAGAGATGCTTGTAGGTTCAACAAATACTTTGTTTATGGATGAAATAACAAATGGCCTAGACAGTTCCACTGCATTTCAgattgtttcttgcattcagCAGCTAGCACATATCTCAAATGTCACAGTGCTGGTTTCACTTCTTCAGCCAGCACCTGAAGCTTTCGATCTCTTCGACGACATTATTTTGATGGCTGAAGGTAAGATCATCTATCATGGACCGCGAGAAAATGTTCCAGCTTTTTTGGAGAATTGTGGCTTTAAGTGCCCTGAGAGGAAAGCATTTGCAGAGTTTCTTCATGAG GTTATCTCAAAGAAAGATCAAGAGCAGTACTGGTACCATACTGAACTCCCTTACAGTTATTTCACGGCTGATATGTTTTCTAGACAATTCAAGGAAACAAGATTAGCAAAGAAGCTGGATAAGGAGCTCGCAGAACCATATTACAAATCTGAAACCCACCAGAGCGCTGTTTCCTACAATGTGAACTCTGTTTCTAAATGGGAACTCTTTAAAGCATGCATGTCAAGAGAATTTCTTCTGATGAAGAGGAATTCTTTTATTCATGTATTCAAAACTATTCAG CTCATAGTCGTTGCAATTGTCACAATGACAACATTTTTGAGGACTCAGATGGATATTGATGTTCTTCATGGAAACTACTACATGGGTGCTTCCTTTTTTGCACTCTCTGCTCTCTTTTTCAATGCAATACCAGAGTTGTCAATGACTGTTGCAAGACTTCCAGTGTTCTACAAACAGAAAGAGTTGCATTTCTATCCGTCTTGGATTTACGTGATTGTGTCTGCTATTCTGAAGATTCCTCTTTCCTTAATGACATCTCTTATCTGGACATCTCTCACTTATTATGCCATTGGATACAGCCctgagatctcaag GTTCTTTTGCCAGTgcattctatttttttcctttcacttCATGTCATTATCATTGTTCCGTCTCGTGGCCTCAATCTTCCCAACCCCAGTTGCTTCTTCGGCTGTTGGTAATAGTGCAGTATTTTTGCTCTTATTGTTCAGTGGTTTCATTATTGTAAAAC CTTCAATGCCATCTTGGTTGAAGTGGGGTTTCTGGGCTTCTCCTGTGTCATACGGAGAAATAGCATTGTCTGTGAATGAATTTCACGCTCCTCGATGGCAGAAG CTGTTAGACACAAACAAGAGTATAGGGCAAGAAATATTGGAAAGCCATGGACTAAACTTTGAGGAACATTATTTCTGGATAGCCATTGGTGCCTTATTTGGATTTGCTTTAATTTTCAACCTTGGTTATGCCCTCGCCTTGACTTTCTTAAAGT GTCCAGGATCACGTCATGCTATTATTTCCAAGGACAAGCTTTCCCGAAAACATCAAAACGAAGATGCCTCTGATCAGTCAAATGTAGAAGAAAAGTCTAGGAGATCTACTTCCAAGTCCAACA AGGCAATGGACTTACCTTTTGAACCCTTCACCTTAACATTTGAGAATGTGCAGTACTATGTCGAATCCCCATTG AAAATGAGAGAAGGGAAGTTTGCTTCAAAGAAAGTGCAACTTCTATCTGGTGTTACAGGGGTATTCATGCCTGGTGTGCTTACAGCATTGATGGGTGTAAGCGGAGCCGGAAAAACAACCCTTTTGGATGTTCTTGCAGGAAGGAAAACCTCCGGCTATATCGAGGGGAACATTAAAATCAACGGATACCCTAAAGCTCAAGAAACGTTTGCTAGGATTTCAGGTTACTGTGAACAAACTGACATACACTCACCACAAATCACAGTCGAAGAATCTCTTATGTTCTCTGCCTGGCTACGTCTAGATCCTCAAATTAACTCAAAAACCAAAGTT GAATTTGTGAATAAAGTAATTGAGACCATTGAGCTTGAGGGAATTAAGGACACATTAGTTGGCACACCTGGCGTTAATGGCCTTTCGACAGAACAACGTAGGCGACTTACTATAGCTGTGGAGCTGGTAGCCAATCCCTCCATTATGTTCATGGATGAGCCTACAACCAGTTTGAATGCAAGAGCAGCTGCAATTGTCATGAGAGCTATAAAGAATATAGCTGATATCGGAAGGACAATTGCATGCACCATCCACCAACCAAGTATTGACATTTTCGAATCATTTGATGAG CTTATTCTCATTAAACCTGGAGGGAATGTAATCTACTCCGGACCATTGGGACAACGTTCAAGAACAGTCATAGAATATTTTGAG GGTATCTCTGGAGtgccaaaaattcaaaataattgtaATCCAGCAACATGGATGTTAGTAGTTACCTCAGAATCTTCAGAGGCTGAACTAGGAGTGGATTTCGCCAAAATATACAGAAACTCTCCTTTATACCG gGATAACATGGAGCTTATGCAAAAGTTGAGTAATCCACATCCTCTGTCGAGCGATCTGCATTTTCCAAGCCGattttcacaaaatgggtggagACAGTTCAAATATTGCCTATGGAAACAGCACTTATCTTATTGGAGAAGCCCTTCGTACAACTTGGTCCGAATTGGGTGCACATTTCTGGCATCTTTGCTATTTGGTTTACTGTATTGGAGGCAAGGAAAGAAAAT TGATAACCAGCAAGATTTATTCAATATATTGGGCTCAATGTATGCTTCTATTTTCTTTATGGGCACAATAAACTGCAACTTAGTGCTGCCGTATGTTGCGACAGAGAGAAGTGTAATGTACCGGGAAAAGTTGGCAGGGATGTACTCTCCATGGGCCTATTCACTTGCACAG GCGACAATCGAGATTCCTTACTCATTTATTCAAGCTGTAGTATTTGTGCTGATTGTGTATCCAATGACTGGATATTACCTATCAGCATACAAGATTTTGTGGTACTTGCACTCAATATTCTCTTCACTTCTGTTTTTCAACTATATGGGAATGCTTCTTGTGTCGCTGACACCAAATGTCACATTAGCAGTAACTCTGTCCTCAGTCTTCTTCACCACGTTCAATCTTTTTTCAGGGTTTTTGATTCCACAACCG CACATTACAAAATGGTGGATCTGGTTGTATTATCTAACTCCCACGTCTTGGGCACTAAATGGTTTGATTGCATCACAATATGGAGATATAGAGAAATATATCTCAGTGTTTGAAGAAACCAAAACAGTAGCAGTTTTCTTAAAAGATTACTATGGATTTCACTACCACCAGTTGCCTATCACTGCAATTGTTCTTATTGCATTTCCACTCGCTTATGCTCATCTTTTCGCATTTTTCATAGCAAAGTTGAACTTCCatacaagataa